The genomic window TCCGGCCGGAATCGCCAGTCAAGCCGCGACGGTCGGCCGGGCCGCTGCGTCCGGTTCCGCCGAGCAAGTCGCTCTGGGCAGCGTCGTCAGCACCGGCCCGGACGCCGTCATGAGCCTCGCCTCGCCGGCGGCGGCCGAAGCGGGCGGGGTGGCAGACATCATCGGACTGCTGTCCCGCATCGATTCCCTCGACCATCCCTTCTTCGAGACGGCCAACCACATCCGGGCGACGTACTGGGACTTCGGCGTGGGCTTTCTCCAAATGGCTGTGCCCGCCGACGACGCCGCCGCCGACAGCGCCGGTAGCCCGGCGGCGGCGGCCGAGGTGACCCGCGCGGTGACGCCCACCACCGTCGCCGCAACACCGCTGCAGGCCACTTCGGGCACCGCAGCGTCCGTCGGTCGCTTGTCCGTGCCGCCAGGCTGGTCAACCGCAGCACCGGCGATGATTGCCGACGCGCCCGTGGAGGGCACGGGTTGGACGGTCCCCGTGGAGGACGAACCGACAGCAGGGGCCCCCGCGCCCGGCATGGTGGCGCCCGACGACGATGTCGCGTCCGCCGCAGGCCCGCGGTACGGAGTCAAGCCGATCGTCATGCCCACTCGAGGCCTGTTTTGACCGGTAACCGCGGGTGGGCGCCGCGCTGGCGAGGCCGCGTCGGTTATCGCCGCGGCGGGCAAGGGCGCCAGCGCCTACGCGCGCCCGAGATACGGGTTCCAGCCCACGGTGATGCCCAAACAAGTGGGGTGTGACGGGGAGGTGTCGGGCCGCGGCTCGGGCAGGCCGTAACCTAGCCGCTATGCGGCGGTTTCCGGTATGACCCTGCTGATCGCGAACCGCGGTGAGATCGCGCTCCGAATAGTCCGGACCGCAACTGAACTGGGCATGCCGACCGTCGCCGTCTACGCCGAGGACGACGCCGACAGCCCGCATGTGCACGCGGCCGACGAAGCGATCGGCGTCCCCACCTATCTCGACCATGCCGCGCTGTTGGCCGCCGCTAAGCAGGCCGGCGCCGACCTGATCCATCCCGGGTACGGATTCCTCAGCGAGAACGCCGAATTCGCCCGCGCCTGCGCGGCCGCCGGACTAACGTTCGTCGGCCCGGACACCGCCGTGCTCGAGCTCGTGGGCAACAAGTCGTCGGCGCGCGGCGCGGCCGTCGCGGCCGGTGTGCCGGTGCTGGCCGCGACCGAAGGGCCGAGCACCGTGGCGGACGTTCATTCGTTCTTCGCCGCGCGCGACGGCGCAATCATGCTCAAGGCGCTCGCCGGTGGCGGTGGCCGGGGCATGCGACGAGTCGAGCGCGCCGATCAGATCGACGACGCCTTCCGCCAATGTGCGGCCGAGGCGCAACTGGGTTTCGGTGATTCGGCGGTGTTCGCCGAGGAGTCCCTGGCCGGCGCGCGGCACATCGAGGTGCAGATCGTCGCCGCTCCGGTGGGACACCACACGCGGGCGCTGGCGCTCGGTGACCGCGACTGCAGCATTCAGCGCCGCTACCAGAAGCTCATCGAAATCGCTCCGGCGCAAGACCTCTCAGAGGCCATGCGCCGCAATCTGCACCAGGCCGCGGCCCGGCTGTGCGCCCGGGTCGGACTGCGCGGACTGGCCACCGTCGAATTCCTGGTCACCGAACAAAGATTCGTCTTCCTCGAGATCAATCCGCGCATCCAGGTCGAACACACCGTCACCGAGGAGGTCACCGGCGTCGATCTGGTGGCCGTCCAACTAGCCATCGCCGGTGGCGCGTCCTATTACGAGCTGCGATTACCGGCCGGAATCGCTTCGGACGGTTCGGAGATCATCGGCGAACCCGCTGGGCGCCGCGGCATCGCCATCCAGACGCGGGTCAACGCCGAGAGCATTGCCGCCGACGGCTCGGTCCTGCCGACGACCGGGACGCTGACCGCGTTCACGCCGCCGAGCGGTCCCGGCGTACGCGTCGATACCTACGGCCGGGCCGGCCTGGCGATTAGCCCCCGCTACGACTCACTATTGGCCAAGGTCGTCACACACGTCCACGGGTCCTCGTTCCCCGCAGCGGTCCGCAAGGCGCGCACCGCGCTCGCCGAGTTCAGCATCGAGGGCATCGGCACCAACCTGACTTTCTTGCGAGAGTTGCTGGGAAGCGGGGAGATCGAATCGGGTTCGGTCACCACGACCTTCCTCGACGAGAAGCTTCCCGAATTGGCGGCCGCGGCATTCTCGCATCGGCACGAGCCGCAAGCCGGCCCGGTCGAGTTGTACCCCGGCGAGGAAGCCCTGCGTACCCAACTGGCCGGCACCGTCGTCGAAATCGTCCCAGAGCGAACCGAACTCGCGGCCGGAGAGCAAGTGGTGGTGCTCGAGGCGATGAAGATGCAGCACGTGCTGATCGCCCCGAGCGCGTTGCAGACCGTGCGCAATCTGGTGGTGCCCGGGCAGGTGGTGGGGACCGGGGAACCCTTGGTCGCCTTCACCCGCACCGACGCCGGTGGCGACGGGACATCCGCCACGTCCGCGTTGGATCTCGACCGGTCCCGCGCCGATCTGGACGAGGTGCGGGAGCGGCATCGCTTGACGCTCGACGAGGGCCGCCAAGCCGCGGTTGCCAAGCGGCACAACCAAGGTCGTCGCACCGCACGGGAGAACATCGCCGACCTGGTCGACGCGGGCAGCTTCGTCGAGTACGGCGCGCTGGCGATCGCCGCGCAGCGCAGCAGGCGCTCCGAAGAGGACCTGATCGCCAACACGCCCGCCGACGGCTTGGTGGCCGGTCTGGCCACGATCGGCGCGGATCGGTTCGGCTCGACCGCGGCCGAGGCCGTGGTGGTGTCCTATGACTACACCGTGCTCGCCGGCACGCAGGGCATGCGTAACCACGCCAAGACCGATCGGGTATTCGACCTCGCGGCTCGCAAACGGGTGCCGGTCGTATTGTTCGCCGAAGGCGGCGGCGGCCGGCCCGGCGACACCGATGTGGGTGGCATGGCCGGACTCGACGTGCCGACGTTTCGGATGTTGGCGGGCCTGAGCGGACGGGTCCCTCTGGTCGCCATCGTCTCCGGGCGGTGCTTCGCCGGCAACGCTGCTTTAGCCGGGGTGTGTGACGTCCTCATCGCCACACCGGATGCGAACATCGGGATGGGTGGCCCGGCCATGATCGAAGGCGGGGGACTCGGTGTCTACCCGCCTGAGGCGATCGGGCCGATCGACGTGCAGCGGCACAACGGTGTCGTCAGTCTGGTCGCGCGCGACGAGCCGCACGCGGTGGCGCTGGCCAAGCAGTATCTGTCCTACTTCCAGGGCCCTAGCACCGATTGG from Mycobacterium kubicae includes these protein-coding regions:
- a CDS encoding PPE family protein, with translation MDFGALPPEINSACMYAGAGAAPLLAAAAAWHGIAAELSTAAASFESVVTRLTTEQWMGPASLSMVAAAQAHVSWLAYAAECATLAAAQATASVAAFETAFTATVPPAQVAANRARLAHLTATNVFGQNGSAIAATEARYGEMWAQDASAMYGYAASSAAAGRLSPLTNPSDATDPAGIASQAATVGRAAASGSAEQVALGSVVSTGPDAVMSLASPAAAEAGGVADIIGLLSRIDSLDHPFFETANHIRATYWDFGVGFLQMAVPADDAAADSAGSPAAAAEVTRAVTPTTVAATPLQATSGTAASVGRLSVPPGWSTAAPAMIADAPVEGTGWTVPVEDEPTAGAPAPGMVAPDDDVASAAGPRYGVKPIVMPTRGLF
- a CDS encoding acetyl-CoA carboxylase family protein; this translates as MTLLIANRGEIALRIVRTATELGMPTVAVYAEDDADSPHVHAADEAIGVPTYLDHAALLAAAKQAGADLIHPGYGFLSENAEFARACAAAGLTFVGPDTAVLELVGNKSSARGAAVAAGVPVLAATEGPSTVADVHSFFAARDGAIMLKALAGGGGRGMRRVERADQIDDAFRQCAAEAQLGFGDSAVFAEESLAGARHIEVQIVAAPVGHHTRALALGDRDCSIQRRYQKLIEIAPAQDLSEAMRRNLHQAAARLCARVGLRGLATVEFLVTEQRFVFLEINPRIQVEHTVTEEVTGVDLVAVQLAIAGGASYYELRLPAGIASDGSEIIGEPAGRRGIAIQTRVNAESIAADGSVLPTTGTLTAFTPPSGPGVRVDTYGRAGLAISPRYDSLLAKVVTHVHGSSFPAAVRKARTALAEFSIEGIGTNLTFLRELLGSGEIESGSVTTTFLDEKLPELAAAAFSHRHEPQAGPVELYPGEEALRTQLAGTVVEIVPERTELAAGEQVVVLEAMKMQHVLIAPSALQTVRNLVVPGQVVGTGEPLVAFTRTDAGGDGTSATSALDLDRSRADLDEVRERHRLTLDEGRQAAVAKRHNQGRRTARENIADLVDAGSFVEYGALAIAAQRSRRSEEDLIANTPADGLVAGLATIGADRFGSTAAEAVVVSYDYTVLAGTQGMRNHAKTDRVFDLAARKRVPVVLFAEGGGGRPGDTDVGGMAGLDVPTFRMLAGLSGRVPLVAIVSGRCFAGNAALAGVCDVLIATPDANIGMGGPAMIEGGGLGVYPPEAIGPIDVQRHNGVVSLVARDEPHAVALAKQYLSYFQGPSTDWEAPDPRLARHVVPENRLRAYDVHRAIESIVDVGSMLELRADYGVGVVTALVRVEGVAYGLIANSSHHLGGAIDAEAADKVGDFLTLCESFRLPLISLCDTPGFMVGPDAEKDAAVRRFGRMFILGARLTVPLGMIILRKGYGLGAMAMAGGSFRAPQFTIAWPTGEIGGMGLEGAVRLGFSKELAAATDEAERQALFDRLVAAAYQHGKALRSATTFELDDVIDPADSRAWITRLAGASRSS